From the Mangifera indica cultivar Alphonso chromosome 10, CATAS_Mindica_2.1, whole genome shotgun sequence genome, one window contains:
- the LOC123227546 gene encoding uncharacterized protein LOC123227546 isoform X2, with the protein MSDNVIQSNNDDDGMHRSSMHLYQSVWMAHWTQTSCKSETRDDKPLSFHCMSKKEDCDFKQQGSEIPSHISKHAEGFEVSESRTANIMDENIKLGSMKSGKEMSEGLFFPKLSLSDKESTIELNVTTCQGGVPKMGTSSGECHFQHEGILGDLELQVKSHESPVRKSLAVSKSFKQNAGSSSNFVLYRYNSRKSPIQSIISREEEMNQSSPAVASQEHLRNSKFQSYSTSLVHDKTANNPLGFRRSGTSSSRQNNVHLLLNEPSASNDQLPVFIGKQRGKTHNHSGTRLFPNWGNPLDATKMGTSFYDFFSVPRILQSLHDVESMRICNTEGHPKLSQTTHHFLITKKTDVDLSEGGETFKEKMLSKFLSLSPDFGFHEQQGVKLQSLGSTTDSEEKENIGDNKTSAVCLKNESLADTDTMDMDVFRKNHFSVMVSSPTNEVARVDEVARSQAVVASTREETGGRLPNIELPDINQELPALPSVADSVDDRETSSSRTQSLDVEHLPSHVELPTNSKSGAFPDGRMGSDPSIRWVKRLKLSAPGSFAHGTKSSETEEASSHEKVNKFVNEITRCNITNSEPTIGRCSDKEPMALDQTAGFLKNGDSSFSKTQRKPQDITLSNSWIRRWCHERSASRTENRDEVTLCEPRSSKSTLDELQKKQFPSIGAMALMGKVLNTFQQCEFRKKGSYIVWKTWGC; encoded by the exons ATGTCTGATAAtgttattcaatcaaataatgatgatgatggaaTGCATAGATCATCTATGCATCTTTACCAATCTGTTTGGATGGCTCACTGGACACAGACAAGTTGTAAGTCTGAAACCCGGGATGATAAACCATTATCATTTCATTGTATGTCCAAAAAAGAGGACTGTGATTTTAAGCAACAAGGATCCGAGATACCATCTCACATTTCTAAACATGCTGAAGGATTTGAAGTTTCTGAATCTAGGACAGCTAATATCATggatgaaaatattaaactggGTTCAATGAAAAGTGGAAAAGAAATGTCAGAAGGCCTGTTCTTTCCAAAGTTAAGTCTTTCCGATAAGGAGAGTACTATCGAATTGAATGTCACAACCTGTCAAGGGGGAGTTCCTAAAATGGGAACTTCATCTGGAGAATGTCATTTCCAGCATGAAGGTATCTTAGGGGATCTGGAGCTGCAGGTGAAATCTCATGAATCTCCTGTGAGGAAAAGCTTAGCtgtttcaaaatcttttaagcAAAATGCGGGCTCTAGCTCTAATTTTGTCCTGTATAGATACAACAGCAGGAAGTCTCCAATTCAATCCATCATaagcagagaagaagagatgaatCAATCAAGCCCAGCTGTTGCATCTCAAGAGCACCtcagaaattcaaaatttcaaagctATTCTACATCTTTGGTTCATGATAAGACAGCAAATAACCCATTAGGTTTCAGAAGATCCGGGACATCATCCTCGAGGCAAAATAATGTGCATCTTTTACTGAATGAACCCTCAGCAAGCAATGATCAGCTACCCGTTTTTATTGGTAAACAGAGAGGAAAAACGCACAATCATTCTGGTACTAGATTGTTTCCGAACTGGGGTAATCCACTAGACGCAACCAAAATGGGAACttcattttatgattttttctcaGTACCAAGAATTCTGCAGTCGCTTCATGATGTGGAGTCGATGAGGATATGCAACACTGAAGGGCATCCCAAGCTTTCTCAGACAACGCACCATTTTCTTATCACTAAGAAAACTGATGTTGACTTGTCAGAAGGTGGTGAAAcgtttaaagaaaaaatgttaagcAAATTCCTCAGTCTATCTCCCGATTTTGGTTTTCATGAGCAGCAGGGAGTGAAACTCCAATCTCTAGGGAGCACCACTGATagtgaggaaaaagaaaatattggagATAACAAGACTTCTGCAGTTTGTTTAAAGAATGAGTCATTAGCTGACACTGATACTATGGACATGGATGTTTTCCGGAAGAACCATTTTTCTG TCATGGTTTCTTCGCCAACAAATGAG GTTGCCAGAGTGGACGAAGTAGCAAGATCACAAGCTGTCGTTGCTTCAACTAGAGAAGAAACTGGAGGAAGATTACCCAACATTGAGTTACCTGATATAAACCAAGAGCTTCCTGCACTTCCATCTGTTGCTGACTCTGTGGATGATAGGGAGACAAGTTCCTCAAGAACCCAGAGTTTAGATGTTGAGCATCTCCCTTCACATGTTGAGCTACCCACAAATTCCAAATCTGGTGCCTTTCCAGACGGTCGTATGGGATCAGATCCAAGCATCAGATGGGTTAAACGTCTGAAGTTGAGTGCCCCGGGTTCTTTTGCTCATGGAACTAAGAGTTCTGAAACAGAAGAAGCTTCTTCCCATGAGAAAGTTAACAAGTTTGTCAATGAAATCACGAGATGCAACATTACTAATTCTGAACCCACTATTGGCAGATGCTCTGATAAAGAACCGATGGCACTGGACCAGACTGCTGGCTTTTTAAAGAATGGAGACTCTTCTTTCAGCAAAACACAGAGGAAGCCTCAAGACATAACTCTTTCGAATTCTTGGATTCGGAGATGGTGTCATGAGAGATCTGCATCTCGAACAGAGAACCGTGATGAAGTGACACTTTGTGAGCCACGAAgttcaaaatcaacattagaTGAACTTCAA
- the LOC123227546 gene encoding uncharacterized protein LOC123227546 isoform X1, with product MSDNVIQSNNDDDGMHRSSMHLYQSVWMAHWTQTSCKSETRDDKPLSFHCMSKKEDCDFKQQGSEIPSHISKHAEGFEVSESRTANIMDENIKLGSMKSGKEMSEGLFFPKLSLSDKESTIELNVTTCQGGVPKMGTSSGECHFQHEGILGDLELQVKSHESPVRKSLAVSKSFKQNAGSSSNFVLYRYNSRKSPIQSIISREEEMNQSSPAVASQEHLRNSKFQSYSTSLVHDKTANNPLGFRRSGTSSSRQNNVHLLLNEPSASNDQLPVFIGKQRGKTHNHSGTRLFPNWGNPLDATKMGTSFYDFFSVPRILQSLHDVESMRICNTEGHPKLSQTTHHFLITKKTDVDLSEGGETFKEKMLSKFLSLSPDFGFHEQQGVKLQSLGSTTDSEEKENIGDNKTSAVCLKNESLADTDTMDMDVFRKNHFSGDKFMVSSPTNEVARVDEVARSQAVVASTREETGGRLPNIELPDINQELPALPSVADSVDDRETSSSRTQSLDVEHLPSHVELPTNSKSGAFPDGRMGSDPSIRWVKRLKLSAPGSFAHGTKSSETEEASSHEKVNKFVNEITRCNITNSEPTIGRCSDKEPMALDQTAGFLKNGDSSFSKTQRKPQDITLSNSWIRRWCHERSASRTENRDEVTLCEPRSSKSTLDELQKKQFPSIGAMALMGKVLNTFQQCEFRKKGSYIVWKTWGC from the exons ATGTCTGATAAtgttattcaatcaaataatgatgatgatggaaTGCATAGATCATCTATGCATCTTTACCAATCTGTTTGGATGGCTCACTGGACACAGACAAGTTGTAAGTCTGAAACCCGGGATGATAAACCATTATCATTTCATTGTATGTCCAAAAAAGAGGACTGTGATTTTAAGCAACAAGGATCCGAGATACCATCTCACATTTCTAAACATGCTGAAGGATTTGAAGTTTCTGAATCTAGGACAGCTAATATCATggatgaaaatattaaactggGTTCAATGAAAAGTGGAAAAGAAATGTCAGAAGGCCTGTTCTTTCCAAAGTTAAGTCTTTCCGATAAGGAGAGTACTATCGAATTGAATGTCACAACCTGTCAAGGGGGAGTTCCTAAAATGGGAACTTCATCTGGAGAATGTCATTTCCAGCATGAAGGTATCTTAGGGGATCTGGAGCTGCAGGTGAAATCTCATGAATCTCCTGTGAGGAAAAGCTTAGCtgtttcaaaatcttttaagcAAAATGCGGGCTCTAGCTCTAATTTTGTCCTGTATAGATACAACAGCAGGAAGTCTCCAATTCAATCCATCATaagcagagaagaagagatgaatCAATCAAGCCCAGCTGTTGCATCTCAAGAGCACCtcagaaattcaaaatttcaaagctATTCTACATCTTTGGTTCATGATAAGACAGCAAATAACCCATTAGGTTTCAGAAGATCCGGGACATCATCCTCGAGGCAAAATAATGTGCATCTTTTACTGAATGAACCCTCAGCAAGCAATGATCAGCTACCCGTTTTTATTGGTAAACAGAGAGGAAAAACGCACAATCATTCTGGTACTAGATTGTTTCCGAACTGGGGTAATCCACTAGACGCAACCAAAATGGGAACttcattttatgattttttctcaGTACCAAGAATTCTGCAGTCGCTTCATGATGTGGAGTCGATGAGGATATGCAACACTGAAGGGCATCCCAAGCTTTCTCAGACAACGCACCATTTTCTTATCACTAAGAAAACTGATGTTGACTTGTCAGAAGGTGGTGAAAcgtttaaagaaaaaatgttaagcAAATTCCTCAGTCTATCTCCCGATTTTGGTTTTCATGAGCAGCAGGGAGTGAAACTCCAATCTCTAGGGAGCACCACTGATagtgaggaaaaagaaaatattggagATAACAAGACTTCTGCAGTTTGTTTAAAGAATGAGTCATTAGCTGACACTGATACTATGGACATGGATGTTTTCCGGAAGAACCATTTTTCTG GAGATAAAT TCATGGTTTCTTCGCCAACAAATGAG GTTGCCAGAGTGGACGAAGTAGCAAGATCACAAGCTGTCGTTGCTTCAACTAGAGAAGAAACTGGAGGAAGATTACCCAACATTGAGTTACCTGATATAAACCAAGAGCTTCCTGCACTTCCATCTGTTGCTGACTCTGTGGATGATAGGGAGACAAGTTCCTCAAGAACCCAGAGTTTAGATGTTGAGCATCTCCCTTCACATGTTGAGCTACCCACAAATTCCAAATCTGGTGCCTTTCCAGACGGTCGTATGGGATCAGATCCAAGCATCAGATGGGTTAAACGTCTGAAGTTGAGTGCCCCGGGTTCTTTTGCTCATGGAACTAAGAGTTCTGAAACAGAAGAAGCTTCTTCCCATGAGAAAGTTAACAAGTTTGTCAATGAAATCACGAGATGCAACATTACTAATTCTGAACCCACTATTGGCAGATGCTCTGATAAAGAACCGATGGCACTGGACCAGACTGCTGGCTTTTTAAAGAATGGAGACTCTTCTTTCAGCAAAACACAGAGGAAGCCTCAAGACATAACTCTTTCGAATTCTTGGATTCGGAGATGGTGTCATGAGAGATCTGCATCTCGAACAGAGAACCGTGATGAAGTGACACTTTGTGAGCCACGAAgttcaaaatcaacattagaTGAACTTCAA